One segment of Rosa chinensis cultivar Old Blush chromosome 6, RchiOBHm-V2, whole genome shotgun sequence DNA contains the following:
- the LOC112169766 gene encoding protein TRIGALACTOSYLDIACYLGLYCEROL 5, chloroplastic yields MVITNFSGAGVGFGFGVGCGFGVGWGFGGTPLNILGLGVGGGCGVGLGLGWGFGTAYGSQYHSSGVTFHGIEVGKKDQEQKINQDVHASQ; encoded by the exons ATGGTGATTACCAACTTTAGTGGAGCCGGGGTTGGATTTG GATTCGGCGTTGGCTGCGGTTTTGGGGTTGGATGGGGTTTTGGAG GCACACCTTTGAATATCTTGGGTCTTGGTGTAG GTGGAGGCTGTGGTGTTGGACTGGGTCTTGGATGGGGCTTTGGCACTGCATATGGTAGTCAGTATCATTCATCTGGGGTCACATTTCACGGTATAGAGGTCGGCAAAAAGGATCAAGAACAGAAAATCAATCAGGACGTTCATGCTTCGCAATAG
- the LOC112169763 gene encoding uncharacterized protein LOC112169763 isoform X2 — translation MESTFRTWIHAKKDSSSMWNPEELCRDLRTTLGTTKWQLDEFARAVRASYARGPSEDARDRHREFIVAMEDQISKVENALRESAFSEGKTSLPWVRLDEGECNELASFLSGLTASQEKVLAKSKDIENLRVTDRESAPDCSKNSCGSGGSREAGEEKLHGHRRTASASADIGFWKIAVYDDGHLPSSSSMMIEQPVRKIPSFSGFISSMESASKLKWSKNGFRKWKAVDRHEDTDAALLPSTQLTKGIDACYERSKSCLDSDCYDKQLYGWYGAIQRQLQRSQYYVQYSWPAHVAFWIVLLLCLIFLIAFHAI, via the exons ATGGAATCTACATTTAGAACATGGATTCACGCCAAGAAAGACAGTTCCAGTATGTGGAATCCGGAGGAACTCTGCAGGGATCTCCGCACTACTCTTGGAACTACCAAATGGCAG TTAGATGAGTTTGCACGAGCAGTCAGGGCAAGTTATGCTAGAGGCCCAAGTGAAGACGCAAGAGACAGGCACCGCGAATTCATTGTTGCTATGGAGGACCAGATTTCTAAAGTTGAAAATGCATTACGGGAATCTGCCTTTTCTGAGGGCAAGACTTCTCTGCCTTGGGTGCGTTTGGACGAAGGAGAGTGTAACGAACtagcttcttttctttctggacTGACTGCTTCTCAAGAGAAAGTTCTTGCTAAGAGTAAGGATATTGAAAACCTACGAGTGACCGATAGAGAATCAGCACCAGATTGTTCAAAGAACTCATGCGGTTCAGGAGGTTCCCGGGAGGCTGGGGAGGAGAAGTTACATGGGCATAGGAGGACAGCTAGTGCTAGTGCTGATATTGGTTTCTGGAAGATTGCGGTCTATGATGATGGTCACTTACCATCCTCGTCTTCTATGATGATTGAACAACCTGTGCGAAAGATACCCAGTTTCTCTGGGTTTATTAGTTCCATGGAATCTGCATCGAAGTTGAAGTGGTCAAAGAATGGTTTTAGGAAGTGGAAGGCAGTGGACCGTCATGAAGACACTGATGCTGCATTGTTACCATCTACTCAGTTGACTAAG GGCATTGATGCTTGCTATGAAAGAAGCAAGAGCTGTTTGGATAGTGATTGCTATGATAAACAATTATATGGCTGGTATGGAGCTATACAGAGACAACTTCAACGATCTCAGTACTATGTGCAGTATAGTTGGCCTGCTCATGTAGCTTTTTGGATTGTTCTTCTCCTTTGCTTGATTT TTTTGATTGCATTCCATGCAATCTGA
- the LOC112169763 gene encoding uncharacterized protein LOC112169763 isoform X1 gives MASSFDRWEKDPYFSAAEQVQESADRMESTFRTWIHAKKDSSSMWNPEELCRDLRTTLGTTKWQLDEFARAVRASYARGPSEDARDRHREFIVAMEDQISKVENALRESAFSEGKTSLPWVRLDEGECNELASFLSGLTASQEKVLAKSKDIENLRVTDRESAPDCSKNSCGSGGSREAGEEKLHGHRRTASASADIGFWKIAVYDDGHLPSSSSMMIEQPVRKIPSFSGFISSMESASKLKWSKNGFRKWKAVDRHEDTDAALLPSTQLTKGIDACYERSKSCLDSDCYDKQLYGWYGAIQRQLQRSQYYVQYSWPAHVAFWIVLLLCLIFLIAFHAI, from the exons ATGGCGTCGAGTTTTGATCGGTGGGAGAAGGATCCCTATTTCTCGGCGGCCGAGCAAGTTCAAGAATCTGCCGACAG GATGGAATCTACATTTAGAACATGGATTCACGCCAAGAAAGACAGTTCCAGTATGTGGAATCCGGAGGAACTCTGCAGGGATCTCCGCACTACTCTTGGAACTACCAAATGGCAG TTAGATGAGTTTGCACGAGCAGTCAGGGCAAGTTATGCTAGAGGCCCAAGTGAAGACGCAAGAGACAGGCACCGCGAATTCATTGTTGCTATGGAGGACCAGATTTCTAAAGTTGAAAATGCATTACGGGAATCTGCCTTTTCTGAGGGCAAGACTTCTCTGCCTTGGGTGCGTTTGGACGAAGGAGAGTGTAACGAACtagcttcttttctttctggacTGACTGCTTCTCAAGAGAAAGTTCTTGCTAAGAGTAAGGATATTGAAAACCTACGAGTGACCGATAGAGAATCAGCACCAGATTGTTCAAAGAACTCATGCGGTTCAGGAGGTTCCCGGGAGGCTGGGGAGGAGAAGTTACATGGGCATAGGAGGACAGCTAGTGCTAGTGCTGATATTGGTTTCTGGAAGATTGCGGTCTATGATGATGGTCACTTACCATCCTCGTCTTCTATGATGATTGAACAACCTGTGCGAAAGATACCCAGTTTCTCTGGGTTTATTAGTTCCATGGAATCTGCATCGAAGTTGAAGTGGTCAAAGAATGGTTTTAGGAAGTGGAAGGCAGTGGACCGTCATGAAGACACTGATGCTGCATTGTTACCATCTACTCAGTTGACTAAG GGCATTGATGCTTGCTATGAAAGAAGCAAGAGCTGTTTGGATAGTGATTGCTATGATAAACAATTATATGGCTGGTATGGAGCTATACAGAGACAACTTCAACGATCTCAGTACTATGTGCAGTATAGTTGGCCTGCTCATGTAGCTTTTTGGATTGTTCTTCTCCTTTGCTTGATTT TTTTGATTGCATTCCATGCAATCTGA